In Scatophagus argus isolate fScaArg1 chromosome 14, fScaArg1.pri, whole genome shotgun sequence, the following proteins share a genomic window:
- the LOC124071027 gene encoding uncharacterized protein LOC124071027 isoform X1 — MIIRCSSEGDEVEFTLTLDGLLLTETRNHSQSQTNWTANMKPLAGSEAEHKASSSNVTISLHGQVTGSLKCHVGNKVSRDETVVHLTSCEGSVSKPAPVSKPAVSQTCLSPEQMIISCSSEGDEVEFTLTLDGLLLVQTRNHSQSQTNWTANMKPLAGSEAEHKASSSNVTISLHGQVTGSLKCHVGNKVSRDETVVHLTSCEGSISHLSLLAVAVIVSVVTLLLQAAFFLCIKHLNSKTRPTTASEVLSDNSEDENVHSDVRAKKKAKPTQPDPHLTVCYYHVIFDY; from the exons ATGATCATCAGATGCTCCTCTGAGGGAGATGAAGTAGAGTTCACTTTGACCTTGGATGGTCTCTTGCTGACAGAAACCAGAAACCACAGCCAGTCCCAGACAAACTGGACAGCAAACATGAAGCCACTGGCTGGGAGTGAAGCTGAACACAAAGCCAGCAGTTCAAATGTTACCATCAGCTTACATGGTCAAGTGACAGGAAGCTTGAAGTGTCATGTTGGGAACAAAGTCAGCAGAGACGAAACAGTCGTTCACCTGACAAGCTGTGAAG GTTCAGTGTCAAAGCCTGCTCCAGTGTCAAAGCCTGCTGTATCTCAGACGTGTCTGTCACCAGAACAGATGATCAtcagctgctcctctgaggGAGATGAAGTAGAGTTCACTTTGACCTTGGATGGTCTCTTACTGGTGCAGACCAGAAACCACAGCCAGTCCCAGACAAACTGGACAGCAAACATGAAGCCACTGGCTGGGAGTGAAGCTGAACACAAAGCCAGCAGTTCAAATGTTACCATCAGCTTACATGGTCAAGTGACAGGAAGCTTGAAGTGTCATGTTGGGAACAAAGTCAGCAGAGACGAAACAGTCGTTCACCTGACAAGCTGTGAAG gtTCCATTTCTCACTTGTCTCTCTTGGCTGTGGCTGTGATCGTGAGTGTTGTCACTCTGCTTCTGCAGGcggctttttttctttgcatcaAACATTTAAACTCGAAAACAAGACCAACGACTGCCAGTGAAG TTCTTTCAGACAACTCTGAAGATGAAAATGTCCACTCAGACGTGAGGGCGAAGAAGAAAGCCAAACCAACCCAACCCGACCCACATTTAACAGTTTGCTATTATCATGTGATATTTGACTATTGA